In one window of Phoenix dactylifera cultivar Barhee BC4 unplaced genomic scaffold, palm_55x_up_171113_PBpolish2nd_filt_p 000511F, whole genome shotgun sequence DNA:
- the LOC103714844 gene encoding transcription factor ILR3-like produces the protein MVSPENSNWVFDCPLIDDDMSAPETGFYWTPQGINSSSNASVEISGSFVDSGGIKDSGSKKRVRSESSSQPGSKACREKLRRDRLNDRFLELGSILEPGKPPKMDKAAILSDAVRMVTQLRSEAQKLKDSNENLQEKIKELKAEKNELREEKQRLKAEKENLEQQIKMLNTRASFVAHPPVIPAAFAAQGQTAAHKLMMPVISYPGFPMWQFMPPADVDTSKDAESCPPVA, from the exons ATGGTTTCGCCTGAGAACTCCAACTGGGTTTTCGACTGTCCTCTGATCGACGACGACATGTCGGCACCCGAGACCGGGTTCTACTGGACTCCCCAGGGGATCAACAGTTCCTCCAATGCCAG TGTCGAAATTAGTGGCTCCTTTGTAGATTCTGGTGGCATTAAAGATTCAGGCTCCAAGAAACG TGTCAGGTCAGAATCTTCCAGTCAGCCAGGATCCAAAGCCTGCAGGGAGAAGCTGAGACGAGATAGGTTAAATGATAG GTTCTTAGAGTTGGGATCGATTTTGGAGCCAGGAAAACCACCGAAAATGGACAAAGCAGCTATCTTAAGTGATGCTGTCCGCATGGTGACTCAATTGCGTAGTGAAGCACAAAAGTTGAAAGATTCAAATGAGAATCTGCAGGAGAAGATCAAAGAACTGAAG GCTGAGAAGAACGAGCTTCGTGAGGAGAAGCAGAGGCTGAAGGCAGAGAAGGAGAACCTAGAGCAGCAAATAAAGATGTTAAATACTCGAGCAAGCTTTGTAGCACACCCTCCTGTAATTCCAGCGGCTTTTGCTGCACAAGGGCAAACAGCAGCGCACAAGCTAATGATGCCCGTTATCAGCTATCCTGGATTCCCTATGTGGCAATTCATGCCACCTGCAGATGTTGATACCTCAAAGGATGCTGAATCATGTCCTCCAGTTGCTTAA
- the LOC103696311 gene encoding 40S ribosomal protein S7-like: protein MYTARKKIQKEKDVEPTEFEETVAQALFDLENTNQELKSDLKDLYINSAVQIDVAGNRKAVVVHVPYRLRKAFRKIHVRLVREMEKKFSGKDVLFIAARRILRPPKKGSAVVRPRSRTLTHVHEAMLEDIVYPAEIVGKRIRYRLDGSKVIKIFLDPKERNNTEYKLDSFAGVYRKLAGKNVVFEYPVTEA from the exons ATGTATACAGCAAGGAAGAAAATCCAGAAGGAAAAAGATGTCGAACCTACTGAGTTCGAGGAGACAGTTGCACAG GCCCTTTTTGATTTGGAGAACACCAATCAGGAACTTAAAAGTGATTTGAAGGATCTTTACATTAACTCAGCTGT TCAAATTGATGTTGCGGGGAACCGGAAAGCTGTTGTTGTCCATGTACCTTACAGACTGAGGAAGGCTTTCCGGAAAATTCACGTGAGGCTTGTCCGGGAAATGGAGAAGAAATTCAGTGGCAAG GATGTGCTATTTATTGCCGCTAGAAGGATACTGAGGCCACCGAAAAAAGGCTCTGCAGTAGTACGGCCTCGAAGCCGCACACTGAcacatgtgcatgaagctatGTTGGAGGACATTGTGTATCCAGCAGAGATTGTTGGGAAACGTATTCGATATCGTCTTGATGGATCTAAGGTCATCAAG ATCTTCTTAGACCCAAAAGAGAGGAACAACACTGAGTATAAGTTGGACAGCTTTGCTGGAGTTTACCGCAAACTTGCTGGAAAAAATGTGGTTTTTGAGTACCCGGTTACTGAGGCATGA
- the LOC103696318 gene encoding uncharacterized protein Os04g0629400 — protein sequence MWCYVGKATKIFFVVVAVLAVVGLIVGFGFLRHGPRSRAQDGGGGGGGCDGDGCQPAFPVPIPATPTTSASPLLSPPAIPESAAPPPEPPHE from the coding sequence ATGTGGTGCTACGTGGGCAAGGCCACCAAGATCTTCTTTGTGGTGGTGGCTGTCCTCGCCGTGGTGGGCCTCATCGTTGGCTTCGGATTCCTCCGCCACGGGCCCCGCTCGAGGGCCCaagacggcggcggcggcggcggcggctgcgaTGGGGACGGCTGCCAGCCCGCCTTCCCCGTCCCCATCCCCGCCACCCCCACCACGTCGGCGTCGCCGCTCCTCAGCCCCCCCGCCATCCCCGAGTCGGCCGCCCCTCCCCCCGAGCCCCCCCATGAGTAG